A part of Saccopteryx bilineata isolate mSacBil1 chromosome 12, mSacBil1_pri_phased_curated, whole genome shotgun sequence genomic DNA contains:
- the FOXO3 gene encoding forkhead box protein O3 isoform X2, translating to MRVQNEGTGKSSWWIINPDGGKSGKAPRRRAVSMDNSNKYTKSRSRAAKKKAALQTAPESADDSPSQLPKWPGSPTSRSSDELDAWTDFRSRTNSNASTVSGRLSPILASAELDDVQDDDAPLSPMLYSSSASLSPSVSKPCTVELPRLTDMAGTMNLNDGLADNLMDDLLDNIALPPSQPAPTGGLMQRSSSFPYTAKGSGLGSPTSSFNSAVFGPSSLNSLRQSPMQTIQENKPATFSSMSHYGTQTLQDLLTSDSLSHSDVMMTQSDPLMSQASTAVSAQNSRRNVMLRSDPMMSFAAQPNQGSLVNQNLLHHQHQTQGALSGSRALSNSVSNMGLSDSSSLGSAKHQQQSPVSQSMQTLSDSLSGSSLYSASANLSVMGHEKFPSDLDLDMFNGSLECDMESIIRSELMDADGLDFNFDSLISTQNVVGLNVGSFTGAKQASSQSWVPG from the coding sequence ATGCGGGTCCAGAATGAGGGGACAGGCAAGAGCTCTTGGTGGATCATCAACCCCGATGGGGGCAAGAGTGGGAAGGCGCCCCGGCGGCGGGCGGTCTCCATGGACAACAGCAACAAGTACACCAAGAGCCGTAGCCGCGCAGCTAAGAAGAAGGCGGCCCTGCAGACCGCTCCTGAGTCGGCGGACGACAGCCCCTCCCAGCTCCCCAAGTGGCCTGGCAGCCCCACGTCACGCAGCAGCGACGAGCTGGATGCGTGGACGGACTTCCGCTCGCGCACCAATTCCAACGCCAGCACGGTCAGCGGCCGCCTGTCCCCCATCCTGGCGAGCGCGGAGCTGGACGACGTCCAGGATGACGACGCGCCGCTGTCGCCCATGCTCTACAGCAGCTCGGCCAGCCTCTCGCCCTCGGTCAGCAAGCCGTGCACCGTGGAGCTGCCGCGGCTGACCGACATGGCGGGCACCATGAACCTGAACGACGGGCTGGCCGACAACCTCATGGACGACCTGCTGGATAACATCGCGCTCCCCCCGTCCCAGCCGGCCCCCACCGGAGGGCTCATGCAGCGGAGCTCGAGCTTCCCGTATACCGCCAAGGGCTCCGGCCTGGGCTCTCCCACCAGCTCCTTCAACAGCGCTGTGTTTGGGCCCTCATCTCTGAACTCCCTGCGTCAGTCTCCCATGCAGACCATCCAAGAGAACAAGCCAGCCACCTTCTCCTCCATGTCACACTATGGCACCCAGACACTCCAGGACCTGCTCACTTCAGACTCCCTCAGCCACAGCGATGTCATGATGACCCAGTCGGACCCCTTGATGTCTCAGGCCAGCACCGCTGTGTCTGCCCAGAACTCCCGCCGGAACGTGATGCTTCGCAGTGACCCAATGATGTCCTTTGCTGCTCAGCCTAACCAGGGGAGTTTGGTCAATCAGAACTTGCTCCACCACCAGCACCAAACCCAGGGCGCTCTCAGTGGCAGCCGTGCCTTGTCGAATTCTGTCAGCAACATGGGCTTGAGCGACTCCAGCAGCCTTGGGTCAGCCAAACACCAGCAGCAGTCCCCCGTCAGCCAGTCTATGCAGACCCTCTCGGACTCGCTCTCAGGCTCCTCTCTGTACTCAGCCAGTGCAAACCTTTCCGTCATGGGCCATGAGAAGTTCCCCAGCGACCTGGACCTGGACATGTTCAATGGGAGCTTGGAATGCGACATGGAGTCCATTATTCGTAGTGAACTCATGGATGCTGATGGGTTGGATTTTAACTTTGATTCCCTCATCTCCACACAGAATGTGGTTGGTTTGAACGTGGGGAGCTTCACTGGTGCTAAGCAGGCCTCATCTCAGAGCTGGGTGCCAGGCTGA